One stretch of Plasmodium vivax chromosome 8, whole genome shotgun sequence DNA includes these proteins:
- a CDS encoding microtubule associated protein EB1, putative (encoded by transcript PVX_119485A), with protein sequence MSEGREASSLGMMDSAFFVSRKELIEWVNRTLKLNVTKIEQCSNGAIYTQLLDILFPNKSVLHKVKWNAKLEYECIINYKLIQNVFNKLGIKKHMDIDKLIRGKYQDNLEFLQWFKAFFERIIDYNNENVINYDPLERRKMCVLGDRGDYKLLNSYLPDWAKVDMHNGKEKVRHNENRACSNGSKRNNDFRSSVNQDNVTCSVATRAATTSSNNSSAANLCQPHAGRKIMKTEKRSAWLSMAGDNNVGLLSCKEVHDSKRHPSGASHQGATHQGASHQGATHQGASHQGATHQGMTHLGNHLPATTSTNKRLSVSAKLSASAKLSSRGSLSSSTYYHPSKNNPHVENHKDALSLNEQNRKFKIQLEKKNSEIVSLQDKLKAQEKEKKLLLFQKNFYYNKLRFLELLCNQTDDDSLLVSDIQHIIYARENTYFHQTISLGGKGSGDGVEPSEVAPSEADPNEVDPNEVYPNEVDPNEVYPNEVDPNEVYPNEVDAAHSGKATHSGDAYAETDNEAPLPHAHDRYNAHDFPEQTDSIHNGEVEQYGGQYNNQGSMDFPAYCS encoded by the coding sequence ATGAGCGAGGGCAGAGAGGCGTCCTCCCTGGGCATGATGGACTCGGCCTTCTTCGTGAGCCGAAAGGAGCTCATCGAGTGGGTGAACAGGACGCTAAAGCTGAACGTAACCAAAATCGAGCAGTGCTCCAACGGCGCCATCTACACGCAGCTGCTGGACATCCTGTTCCCCAACAAGTCAGTCCTCCACAAAGTGAAATGGAATGCCAAGCTGGAATACGAGTGTATAATAAACTACAAACTCATTCAAAACGTTTTCAACAAACTAGgcattaaaaaacatatggACATAGATAAACTGATTAGGGGAAAGTATCAAGACAATTTAGAATTCCTCCAGTGGTTTAAAGCTTTTTTCGAGCGTATCATCGACTATAACaatgaaaatgtaattaaCTATGACCCCCTGGAGCGCCGAAAAATGTGCGTCCTTGGAGATAGGGGGGACTACAAGTTACTAAACAGTTATTTGCCTGATTGGGCTAAAGTGGACATGCAcaatgggaaagaaaaagtgagGCACAACGAAAATAGGGCTTGTTCTAATGGTTCCAAACGGAACAATGACTTCAGGTCCAGTGTCAATCAGGATAACGTCACCTGCAGTGTGGCCACCCGTGCAGCCACCACCTCCAGTAACAACAGCAGCGCTGCTAACTTGTGTCAACCTCACGCCGGGAGGAAGATTATGAAGACGGAGAAGCGGTCCGCATGGCTCTCCATGGCTGGCGATAACAATGTGGGTTTGCTTTCGTGCAAGGAGGTTCACGATTCTAAGAGGCACCCCAGCGGGGCATCGCATCAGGGGGCAACACATCAGGGGGCATCACACCAGGGGGCAACACATCAGGGGGCATCACACCAGGGGGCAACACATCAGGGGATGACCCACCTGGGAAACCACCTCCCCGCGACCACCTCCACGAACAAGCGGCTGTCCGTCTCGGCCAAGCTCTCCGCCTCAGCCAAGCTCTCCTCGCGAGGCTCGCTCTCCTCTTCGACGTACTATCACCCCAGCAAAAATAACCCCCACGTGGAGAACCACAAAGATGCCCTCTCCCTAAACGAACAAAATAGAAAGTTCAAAATacagttggaaaaaaaaaacagcgaaaTTGTCTCATTACAGGATAAATTAAAAGCtcaggaaaaggagaaaaaacttttgcttttccaaaaaaatttctacTACAACAAGTTGAGGTTTCTCGAGCTGCTCTGCAACCAGACGGATGACGACTCTCTGCTGGTCAGCGACATTCAGCACATCATCTATGCGCGCGAGAATACGTACTTTCACCAGACTATATcgctgggggggaagggcagCGGGGACGGGGTGGAGCCCAGCGAAGTGGCACCCAGCGAAGCGGACCCAAATGAGGTGGACCCAAATGAAGTGTACCCAAATGAGGTGGACCCAAATGAGGTGTACCCAAATGAAGTGGACCCAAATGAGGTGTACCCAAATGAAGTGGACGCAGCCCATTCGGGAAAAGCGACCCACTCGGGGGACGCCTACGCCGAGACGGATAATGAAGCCCCCCTGCCGCACGCCCATGATCGCTACAACGCGCACGACTTCCCCGAGCAGACGGACTCCATACACAACGGAGAGGTGGAGCAGTACGGGGGGCAGTACAACAACCAGGGGTCGATGGACTTCCCTGCATACTGCTCCTag
- a CDS encoding 60S ribosomal protein L7, putative (encoded by transcript PVX_119480A), with product MADRYEEEKKDAGKNMMSLRKKKQTKYLQLKEKTQKKMKAQKLINKKKRTELRLRTLRYEKEYEEERKKIVQLKREARKNNCFYKEAEKKVVFVIRLKGVNKLSPKVRSVFRLLRLLQIHNGVFVKVNKATKEMLKIVEPFVTYGYPTISTIRKLVYKRGYVKVGKVRRYARKKIQDNHEISKHLGKYNVHGVEDMIHQLYTCGPAFKKVNNFLWAFKLKPPKKGFKAKRHAFNEPRPGDWGNRESHINELIKRMI from the exons ATGGCG GATAGGTacgaggaagagaaaaaggatGCCGGGAAGAACATGATGAGcttgaggaagaagaagcagaccAAGTACCTccagctgaaggagaagactcagaagaagatgaaggcGCAGAAGCTG ATCAACAAGAAGAAGCGAACGGAGCTGCGACTGCGCACACTGCGGTACGAGAAGGAGTACGAAGAGGAGCGGAAGAAAATCGTGCAACTCAAAAGAGAGGCAAGGAAAAACAACTGCTTCTACAAAGAGGCAGAGAAGAAGGTCGTTTTCGTCATCAGGCTTAAGGGAGTGAATAAATTATCCCCCAAAGTGCGAAGCGTCTTTCGTCTGCTACGACTGCTGCAAATACACAACGGAGTGTTCGTGAAGGTTAACAAGGCCACCAAGGAAATGCTCAAAATTGTAGAGCCCTTCGTTACCTATGGGTACCCCACAATCTCCACGATTAGGAAGTTAGTTTATAAACGAGGGTACGTCAAAGTGGGAAAGGTGAGAAGGTAtgccaggaaaaaaattcaagacAATCATGAGATTTCGAAGCATTTGGGAAAATATAACGTCCATGGGGTTGAGGACATGATTCACCAGCTTTATACTTGCGGGCCagcttttaaaaaggttaataACTTCCTGTGGGCCTTTAAGCTGAAGCCCCCCAAGAAGGGCTTCAAGGCCAAGCGACACGCGTTCAATGAGCCCAGGCCCGGTGACTGGGGAAACAGGGAGAGCCACATAAATGAGCTCATCAAGCGGATGATCtag